The region ACGAGTGAGGACGATGAGGTCTCGAGCAGGTATGTAATTCACAAAAGTTGACATTATCCAGACATCTATCTTAAAGACATAAGACAGCTCGGTCAGTGTGGGAAGAATCACCGAAATAATACTCTAAACAACAAAATCTAGATAACTATTATGATTCACAACAATGGAATTACACTGCCAGCAGACATGAGTTTGCACACTCAGCACATGGATTCAGTTAACTCATTATATCTTGTAGTGACATTTGCAACAGTGTTATCTTATCATGTATCATCATCTGtatcaagatttatttttatcctCATACACTATTTTTCTTACGTacaaattacattcaaatagGCAATGTTACATATCAACTGAAAATGTGTAGGCTGAAGCTTTATCTTATTTTTCCTACTTGTTTCATAGTAATTCTATTAAGCATCACTTCGGCTAATTTTAATATATACCAGACGCAAacacagttaaagggttagttcacccagatagcaaaattatgtaattaataacttaccctcatgttgtttcaaacctgtaagacctccgtttatccttggaacacagattaagatattttagatttagtcccagagctctcagtccctccattgaagctgtgtgtacggtatactgtccatgtccagaaaggtaagaaaaacatcatcaaagtagtccatgtgacatcagagggtcagttagaatttgttgaagcatcgaaaatacattttggtccaaaaatagcaaaaacgacgactttattcaccattgtcttctcttccgtgtctgttgtgagacagttcaaaacaaagcagtctggatatccggttcgcgaacaaatcattcagttcaccaaatcgaactgaatcgttttaaacggtttgcacctctaatacgcattaatccacaaatgacttaagcggttaacttttttaatatcgctgacactccctctgagttcaaacaaaccaatatcccggagtaattcatttactcaaacagtacactgactgaactgctgtgaagagagaactgaagatgaacaccgagccgagccagataatgaacaatagactgactcgttcacatggacagtataccgtacacacagcttcaatggagggactgagagctctcagactaaatctaaaatatcttaaactgtgttccaagcATAAACTGAGGTTttactggtttgaaacaacatgagggtaagttattaattacatcattttgctatctgggtgaactaaccctttaattaagCCTGTCATAAATAACTGAAAGTTCAATTTTTCATTAATTCTTGACATTTATTGTGTACCTCATATTCATTATTATACTATTTTAAACTAGCTTtcaatttcaaaatgtttaattctcatttaaatttttgtttcaattttaattaatgtaatttctgtattacttttttatatttcttttaaatgtatatttcttttagttttgttaatttcagtactttaacttatttatttcagttagttgtttTAGCTAacaataaaaatgctgttttgcaGACTGCAGATTGCCATCTGTCGAACTCACCCAGTGCagctcctgctctctctctctgtccaggaAGGATTCTTCTTTCACTCCTAACAGTCTCCTGTACTTCTCAATGTTGTTCCTCATCTCCAGGTGACTCGGATTTGCCACAAAGAATGTGTGAGCAGCTGAAGCTGCTTTGGCCATTTTATCCAACTGTATAACAGAGGAAGAGGGAGCTTTAACAGGGTATGTTTACTCAGACATCTTCCAGGTGTGTTGTCTGATTTCATGTTTAAACACGGTGATTGGTCATTTTACCTTGTAGTAGGTGACTTGCAGGTAGTTATAAGGGTTGCGTGTTCCAAATTCATACTCAATGTCTGAAGATACTGGGAGCAGAACAGCAGGAGAGATGCTTTGACCCATACAGAACCTTACACACTCAGCTCGCACCTGGATCCAGTCTAGTATCCCCAGGTCCCAGAGAGTCAAATCATCtttgtctacacacacacacacacacacacacacacacacacacacacacacacacacacacacacaaacaaacattaattaaaatgtattaacatgcaCTAAACTTGATAAGTAATGGAAAATTCCAGCTTCTAGTTTACAAagcatgttttgtatttataCAAAACATGCTTTGTAAACTAGAAGCTGGAATTTTTTGCATTGTTGCATTAGTTGGACAAAGTAATGTACTATTACTGTAAATGAATGAGTTACTCCAGGTCACTGAAACAAACGCACTTTTTGCAGCTGCACAAGAAGTTGGCAGTTACCTAGTTTGGAGATTTTGTCATCTCCTGCTGTTAAACAGTCGTGGTGACATTTTCGTCTGGTTTGAAGGAGCTTGTCTCGCGTGGAAATGGATTTCTCCAGGAACTCCGCTGCGCGCTCCCAATCCTCCCTAAAATACGCCCGAACCCCGCGGTAATAGAGCTCATCGTACGGAGCTGAGAGTCCAGAGGAGCTCTCTACAGATACTCCGCTGCCTGCAGTCATAAAGACATAGTTGAGCACGAAGAGGAGCGCCACGTATACAGAGCTTGTGTTTGAGTGTAGCGCCATAACGCAGGACCGCAGGGACTGTAGCTAGGATGTGAGGagtagagacacacacacacacacacacacacacacacacacaggaatgaGGGGAATACGTGCCTGGCAGCGAAACACATACAGCACGACAGAGGAAAACTAATGTGTCTGTTCGAGCACAAATTTGCTCGTGCATCAAGTGAATGCaccatgcattattattttgtagtatTTTCTTACTTACTATATAATTAATTAGTAACTAAAACAAGATTTAAGTCATATGGTTAGAGACTTTAGGTTAATCTATAGTAATTCtcctacataaataaattaaaatataatttgaagtattcattttaataactagatttaaaaaaagttttttttataactaatgcttttatgtttaactaattttaaattattttaaatcaaaattttcatttaaatttcacACCAATATATAACTATAACAGTTTTAATTATCGTTCTTCTAATTCTATGAGAATACAAGACGATATTATTGGAATTACTTTTAGAACGATTCGCTTCCAGCTGATAAACAACAAAATCACttgcagccaatcagaatccaccagaCTTTAAAGAGCTcgagcatttaaagtggcaggcttttaataaacaaacaagacgtttttggtgtgaacaggttttttttttaaggtttgtaTTAGCTTGTTGTAATTagtttatataaaaaagataatatGATATCTCCTCATTTAGTTAGAAGTAACGTTTGTGTTACTAGGAATATTTAAAGTATTAGAATTACTtcaattgttttgtttatattgtaGTATAGGCTAAATCTATTAGGTTAAATCCAATTACAGGATAACCAGTAATCATCTACACTTAACCCAAAAGCAACACAATCCATATATTTGATACATCACATTTATCCTAGATGCAAACGGTCTCAAAACTTTTTGCGCACATTTACACTCCCAGCCGCATGAGGCCAGTGTTATTATTTGCTTGAGGTAAAATTTCCGCTTTCTCATTTTGACAACTGTCATGGCTTCCATTTTACCGTaatacagaaaatacatgagACTCGATAAAGGTTTATTTCTTTTCAGTTGTGAACTGCTAAAGAAAGTATTTTTTATGCCGGGATTGCTATACTGCATTAAACGATTATTTAACTCTTGCATGGAAGGCATTAAGCTAAGGCTCATaataatatgttatgtttaaattaaatgggGATTGTAAAAATCTAATGCTCGCTTTTTTTGTCGCTTTACGGTCAAACACTTACTGCTGTGATGCGTGCGCTGAGAGTAAGCAGCGCCCCTGGCCTCGAATGAAACACACTGGATCAGCAGCAGCTTTTCATTGAGAGCAAACTGGGAGAAAGAAGGAGGCTGTCAAACACTTCAAGCGGACTGTATCTCAGGAGCGGGGGCTTAAAAACTCAAGCGTGTGAAGGCCAATCGTGTTTAGCCAGATAATGACGGAGGTTAGCGAGATATTGATGTCGGTTCTGTCTACGATTCGGGTTCCGAGGCCCGGAGATCGTGTTCACAAAGACGAGTGCGCCTTCTCATTCTCCAGCCCGGTGAGTTCAGCTGTAGCATGCGACTGCACAGTCATCGCGCACTTTCGgcatttatttttatggtttttatttgcgTAAGGTGGTTGTTTTGCTTTCGCCTTGTCAGGAGCTGCGATATTTGCTAACTAGCGCTCAATGAGTTCACAAGTTTGCACTGTTTTCCTTCATAATGTCAAGCCGAGTCATCATCGTAATTTTGACTCTGCTCTCATTGGTCACATCTTGACTAAACCACTAATTTCCTTTGATTTATATGCTACCAGTTTATGTATACTACTTTAGCTAGCTGTGAGCTAGTTTTAACGCTAACATGCGCTTGTAGCTGCAGTTTCTTTCCTGGATGAGTCCGTGTGCATCAGTAACTCTTATCATGCGCATGAGACGGCCACAGCTTCACTGAACCCATGGTACTGACCAACAGTATTTCATTCAAACAATTATTTCCTTTTGTTTCAGGAGAGTGAGGGAGGCTTGTATGTCTGCATGAACAGCTTTCTCGGCTTTGGAAGCAAGTATGTCGAAAGACACTACGCCAAAACCGGTCAGAGAGCTTACCTGCACATCACCCGGACCCGGAAAACACAGGTAAGCTCGTGACACATCATTCTgtgcttttataaataataatcatgcaTGGTTTAAGTAAACATTCGTAGTGATTTGAAGTCTTCATTCAGATAAAATGATGGGCGTCTAACAGGTTTCCTGGACACTCTCTGTCTTTCATTGGACAGACACACAGATAATCCCATTGCCTTGCTGTGTCAGGTTGGGTGGGACAAACCGCAATGTTTAAGTTCAACAGAGTTGGGTACTGGAAGTAAAAAtcttttatccatttattttctccataaaGAAATCggtttttaagatattttttaaaacattaaagccTGACCTTTTGTGAGCAAAAATGTTATTAATCGttatatgcttttgttgaagcgATCAGCCCAGACTATTTCAACTGATATTTTAAAGGGTTCAAAAATTATGTGTTGAAATAACACctcatttttcaaatactgtttgtAGTTTATacataatactttattttaggTCCTCTATGCTCTGCGTCTCTCAAACGcgtgttttctacaaagtccctccttccgacaagcgcagtctgctctgattggccaactgacccagtgcattgtgattggccgaacaccgcaagcactcgttgGAAATGTAACCGTAAATGATTATGTCAGTACTTTCCCAGCCAATGcgcaaaactgcaaaacaactgaTGTGCGGCTTTGTTGGATAGTGGAGACAGAGGAAACTGTTTCTTGAGATTTTGTAGTAACACAACTGCCTGTATAATATGGCAAAAACGCATCACAACTGTAAGGAGAAAGAGAAGCGTTTGAGTGAAATTGCCTCAATATTAGTGCACAAAGCTAGCatgcttaaaaaacaacaacgaatTCAGTGACGATCTGCTGCGTGAGATCACGTGAGGCACTCCCTCTGGCACGATAATCTTAATAATATCTTGCCATGTATGATGTGCCATGATGTTCAAATCTTGTAGTGtattcatgtttaatatttgagGGAAGATGATCTGCAAAGATTCTCCTCATGTGTGTGCTGCAACCAGATTTCAAAATCggttatgatttaaaaaatcctGTAGTGTGTACTTCTCAGCATCATATACAGGATTCTCTAACCATATCTGGCAAGCTCACGTTCATCTGGCTCCACTTTTTTTGAGTGCCACACCCACATATCAAAATCTAATAAGCAACTTATGTATAGAACCAAAGATCATGAACGTTTGTCTTTTGGTCCAAACTCTCTGGCACTCTATTGAATTTTTAGACTTTTTCTGCAAATCCGTATACACATGGCTtatttatgtctttgcagactaATATGATAGAAAATGCTTGAACCTTAGAAGAAATGTTACATATGGtattaaagaaaatattgtaaCATATTACATCATGTAATTTCACtgcatttaatatgctgattcatGGCAAATATATAGACTAACCTTGTCTGTGTATCAGAAGGAGGATGAAAACAATTCTGGATCAGGTGACCCTCCGAAAAAGAAGCCCACAAGACTAGCCATTGGTAAACACCTGCATACATTTTAGATTTCTCAGTTTTGTGTTGTGACtgtgtttatattataaaatgtaaaatgctgaAAAGTTTGCATGTGTTTCTTGCAGGGATCGAGGGAGGGTTTGATGTTGAGCAGGAGCAGTATGAGGAAGAGGTCAAGGTGGTTCTGTTCCCAGAccgacaggaagtgacatcagaagATCTAGCCTCCATGCCAGATGTTGTTCGGGAACGggtgagtaattttttttattgcatttgtctaAAAATGAGTTTCCTCTGTTATATCATAGTCATAATTGAGTGCTTTGTACTTTATAACAGAGCATACTTTGATTGATTGGCTGTGCTGTTTTGGTGTTTTTGGCAGGTGTCTTTGTCGATGGCGGGGCTGCAGGCAGCAGACTCAGTGTCACACACTTTGCAGGTGCAGCAGTGGGACGGAGAAGTGCGACAGGAGTCAAAACACGCAGCTGACCTTAAACAACTCGACAATGGGGTCAAAATCCCTCCGAGGTGCATACATGTTTGAATGGTGTAGACACATTTGATATGTACAGCTGAGCTCAGGAGAAAGTTTGAGTAAGTGATTCTTTACATTTACccacctttctttctttctttctttctttctttttctttctttcagtggcTGGAAGTGTGAGGTCTGTGACCTACAGGAAAACCTGTGGATGAATCTGACAGACGGAAAGATTTTTTGTGGGCGGAGATATTTTGATGGCTCAGGGGGGAATAACCATGCCCTCCTGTACTACCAGCAGAGTGGATACCCACTGGCTGTCAAACTGGGCACAATAACACCCGACGGAGCAGGTGGAGTTGTCACACAAAATCGAATTAAATCATACATATTCATGATTACCCTGTTTGATGTGTTTGTCTCTGCAGATGTCTATTCATATGACGAAGATGATATGGTTTTAGACCCTAAGCTTCCAGAACACCTTTCTCACTTTGGCATTGATATGATGACTATGGAAAAGGTACGGTCATCTGAAAAACCTCTTCTTTAACTGCTGAAGATGCCGTTTTTTTAGTctttgtctctctttgttagACGGAGAGAACCATGACTGAGCTGGAGATCGCAGTGAACCAGCGTGTGGGAGAGTGGGAGGTGATTCAGGAGTCCGGTACCACTCTGAGGCCCCTGTGGGGCCCGGGGCTCACCGGGATGAAGAACCTGGGAAACAGCTGCTACCTCAACTCCGTCATGCAAGTGCTATTCACCATCCCAGACTTCCAGACCAAGTCAGTGCCTCTCACAATCTTTGTCAGCCTTTGTGTGGGTCTAGAGTTTTTATGGTGATTCAGCAATATTTCAGCCATGGATATAAAAACATATCTATAAtaactatagttttttttatttttataaattatacagaatTAAATTAGTCTAAAGGGAAATTGTTAGACAAGATTTGTGctacaaataaatgcttttttggggggttttgctttttattcattgaagggaattaataaaaaaataaatattaaccagaaaataagaataaatgtttcctgagcaccaaataaacattagcatgatttctgaacgatcatgtgacactgacatgagcaatggctgctgaacaCTCAAATtagttgtaatatttcataatattactttattcagataaatgcagcctaagtgagcataagagactttcaataacattaaaaataaaatttatgtttGAATGGCGTTGTACATGTGTATGGatgttttgtgtgatttttttatgtttatacagAATTATTGCTGCTGAAATAAATTCTCTAAATGCatcatttcctctctctctctcattgatACTCAGATACGTTTCCAACATCGAAAAGATCTTTAACGAGGCGCCCAGTGACCCTACCCAGGATTTTAAGACTCAAGTGTAAGTACCTGTCCCAGAAACTCTGGTACACTTTAGTCTAAAAGAGATTGTACACCCCTGAAATGTTGCTCTATTTAGTAGCTTTCAAATCACACTTCCATGTATTGTAAGCTTGGCAAGTCATTTTGGTTAAATAATACATGGGTCATTTCTAATCACTGGTGTTAAATACATCTTGGTGCCctgtgtttaaataaacaaaaattatgctTTGTTGCTCACAAAACCCTTTCATGACTTAAGCAAACCTGGAATATAGAGCAGTACAAGATTTGTGAAacacttttcagtgttcatgaaCAGTGTCATGTTTCACAGCAGAAAGAGTCTcaaacaggtttaaaacaacaaaatagagAGTGACAAAATGAAGACAGTTTTTTCATTTCAGGCTGAACTCTTTAGTCCTCATGTTCCTGCAGGGGCTTCAGTAATATCATCTATCCAGCAGGGGTCACCATACATCAATTCTCCCGGTTAcctggaagaaaaaaagagaaagaaaactgaTTATCAGCTTTGATTGAATCATCGAGCTTAAACAatatagtgatttttttaaagtaaccaaAATTTGTATCTTTCTACCCTTCATTTCCACTTTTTAAAATCAGAGCAAAGCTGGGTTATGGCCTTCTTTCTGGAGAGTACTCTAAGCCGGCCCCTGACCCCGGAGATGACCCCAGTACCTCCACTGAACCCAgggtatgtacacacacactggGTCTCATACATGAAATTTGTGTTTAAATCATTCATAGATTTTGTACAGAATGTGACCTTTTTTTGCAAGAAAATCCAGAAATGCATTCTGCTTGTTCAGGAAAAGCCATTTATAAATGACTTTCTTTGTACAGGGAGACCAGGTTGGCATAGCACCTCGCATGTTCAAAGCTCTGGTGGGACGAGGCCACCCTGAGTTCTCTACCAATCGGCAACAGGATGCGCAGGAGTTTCTTCTTCACTTTATAAATATGGTGGAGGTAATGATGATGATTTTGATGCTGTCTCTGTTTTACACTACTTACTTTTGCCTTcactcattttataatttattcatgtttcccAGAGGAACTGTCGTTCAGGCATGAATCCTTCAGAAGCTTTCCGCTTCCTAGTGGAGGAGAAGATCGTATGCCAGCAGTCACAAAAGGCCAAATATACCCAGCGAGTGGACTACATGGTCCAGCTGCCTGTTCCCATGGACCAGGCCACTAATATGGGTTAGACACTCATAGCATGCTTCTGTGTATCCAATCTGTTTTATCCTTCCTCTCATTTATCGTCATCTTCTCTTCCTGTTTATCAGAGGAGCTACAAGAAGCAGAGCGTTGCAGAGAGGAGGCGGAGTCATCTGGAGCCCCTCCCCCTGCCGCACCACGTGCTCAGATCCCATTTGCTGTCTGTTTGGCTGCTCTTAGCGAACCGGAAACTCTCACAGATTTCTGGAGCTCTGCAGTACAAGCCAAAACCACTGCCACAAAGTAATACTAATATTCATTTAATTCTCAGTTAGTCTTTGGTTTTCTTCTGTGTGTAATAGTGTATTTATATCTCTTTGTCTCTTAGGATCACTCGCTTTGCTTCATTTCCTGACCATCTTGTCATCCAAATTAAGAAATTCACCTTTGGCCTCGATTGGGTTCCTAAAAAACTAggtgaattaaatatttttggcCGTTTGAGAATGTGGTGTTCCTTTTGCACAGATAATTACATCCTTTTAAACTGATTTGTTAATGGGTTGACAGCCcttgtctgaatattaatttactcTTGGAATGATTTCAATAGATGTGAGCATTGACGTTCCTGACACGCTGGATCTGAGCTCGCTCCGTGCTATGGGACAGCAGCCAGGGGAGGAGCTTCTGCCAGAGGTGGCTCCACCTCCTCTCATGACCCCTGATGTGGAGGTTAAAGGTATCCTGGGTTCCCAGGGCAACGAGGAGGACGACTCCCTCTACTCCCCACTGCTGTGTCAGTCTGTCTTTTCTCCTCTTTCCCACTGCATCTGTCTGTCACTTAAGctcgtctttctttctttctttttcctttgcTTTCTTCTTTGTTTACAGTGtcggttttaattttattattcatttaattttaaatctttGTTTGCTCGCTATATAAATGATATCTCATACAGCCTTAGTTAGTCTTAATATTTAGTTTTCAgttgaatgttatttattttggatttaaaggaatagttgatcGAAAAATGATCTGATGAAGAAGGGAAGAagggaaattcagctttacaacacttgctcaccggtggatcctctgcagtgaatgagtgccgtAAGGTGACagttcaaacatctgataaaaacatttcaataatcca is a window of Carassius auratus strain Wakin chromosome 16, ASM336829v1, whole genome shotgun sequence DNA encoding:
- the usp5 gene encoding ubiquitin carboxyl-terminal hydrolase 5 isoform X2; its protein translation is MTEVSEILMSVLSTIRVPRPGDRVHKDECAFSFSSPESEGGLYVCMNSFLGFGSKYVERHYAKTGQRAYLHITRTRKTQKEDENNSGSGDPPKKKPTRLAIGIEGGFDVEQEQYEEEVKVVLFPDRQEVTSEDLASMPDVVRERVSLSMAGLQAADSVSHTLQVQQWDGEVRQESKHAADLKQLDNGVKIPPSGWKCEVCDLQENLWMNLTDGKIFCGRRYFDGSGGNNHALLYYQQSGYPLAVKLGTITPDGADVYSYDEDDMVLDPKLPEHLSHFGIDMMTMEKTERTMTELEIAVNQRVGEWEVIQESGTTLRPLWGPGLTGMKNLGNSCYLNSVMQVLFTIPDFQTKYVSNIEKIFNEAPSDPTQDFKTQVAKLGYGLLSGEYSKPAPDPGDDPSTSTEPRGDQVGIAPRMFKALVGRGHPEFSTNRQQDAQEFLLHFINMVERNCRSGMNPSEAFRFLVEEKIVCQQSQKAKYTQRVDYMVQLPVPMDQATNMEELQEAERCREEAESSGAPPPAAPRAQIPFAVCLAALSEPETLTDFWSSAVQAKTTATKITRFASFPDHLVIQIKKFTFGLDWVPKKLDVSIDVPDTLDLSSLRAMGQQPGEELLPEVAPPPLMTPDVEVKAPVLDDSTVSQLCEMGFPLEACRKAVYYTGNTGIDAAMNWVMGHMEDPDFSAPLVYPGSSSAPGTTPTESLPEEHLATIISMGFSRDQATRALRATNNVLERAVDWIFSHLDDLESMDVSEGGRSEGGSEASREPPPGPRVRDGPGKYELFAFISHMGTSTMCGHYVCHIKKDQQWVIFNDQKVCASEKPPKDLGYLYFYRRVVE
- the usp5 gene encoding ubiquitin carboxyl-terminal hydrolase 5 isoform X1; amino-acid sequence: MTEVSEILMSVLSTIRVPRPGDRVHKDECAFSFSSPESEGGLYVCMNSFLGFGSKYVERHYAKTGQRAYLHITRTRKTQKEDENNSGSGDPPKKKPTRLAIGIEGGFDVEQEQYEEEVKVVLFPDRQEVTSEDLASMPDVVRERVSLSMAGLQAADSVSHTLQVQQWDGEVRQESKHAADLKQLDNGVKIPPSGWKCEVCDLQENLWMNLTDGKIFCGRRYFDGSGGNNHALLYYQQSGYPLAVKLGTITPDGADVYSYDEDDMVLDPKLPEHLSHFGIDMMTMEKTERTMTELEIAVNQRVGEWEVIQESGTTLRPLWGPGLTGMKNLGNSCYLNSVMQVLFTIPDFQTKYVSNIEKIFNEAPSDPTQDFKTQVAKLGYGLLSGEYSKPAPDPGDDPSTSTEPRGDQVGIAPRMFKALVGRGHPEFSTNRQQDAQEFLLHFINMVERNCRSGMNPSEAFRFLVEEKIVCQQSQKAKYTQRVDYMVQLPVPMDQATNMEELQEAERCREEAESSGAPPPAAPRAQIPFAVCLAALSEPETLTDFWSSAVQAKTTATKITRFASFPDHLVIQIKKFTFGLDWVPKKLDVSIDVPDTLDLSSLRAMGQQPGEELLPEVAPPPLMTPDVEVKGILGSQGNEEDDSLYSPLLSPVLDDSTVSQLCEMGFPLEACRKAVYYTGNTGIDAAMNWVMGHMEDPDFSAPLVYPGSSSAPGTTPTESLPEEHLATIISMGFSRDQATRALRATNNVLERAVDWIFSHLDDLESMDVSEGGRSEGGSEASREPPPGPRVRDGPGKYELFAFISHMGTSTMCGHYVCHIKKDQQWVIFNDQKVCASEKPPKDLGYLYFYRRVVE